CTTGTCTCCCACCCCGCCGGTCGAGTGCTTGCCCACCTTGGTGCCCGGCACTGAGGAGAGGTCGATGTGGGTGCCCGAGTGCAGCATCGCGTCGGTCAGAGCAGCCGCCTCCGCGGGGGAGAGGCCGTTGAGGTACGCCGCCATCAGAAATGCGCTCATCTGATAGTCCGGTACCTCCCCGTTGGTGTAGCCGTTGATGAGTGCCGCCACGTCGTCGTTCGACAGGGCATCGCCGTCGCGCTTGGCCGCGATGAGGGAAACGGGGTTGACACTACTCATGCAACGTGGGTGCGATTGTGGGGAGACAAGGGGAAGGGAGGTATGCCCGGATCTGACCGCCGCAACGCCGAGCATCCCCCTCGAAAACGAAAAGGCCACCCGTTCGCACAGGTGACCTTCACTCTTCGAAATGGGGATGGGGGCCTATTCGTCGGCAGCGTCCTCCGTCTCCTCATCCTCCCCCTCCTCGTCATCGTTGAGCCCGTACCGGCGATTGAACTTCTCGACGCGGCCGGCGGTGTCGACGAACTGACGACGGCCCGTGTAGAAGGGGTGGTTCGTCGAGTCGACTTCGGTCTCGTACGAGTCGGTCTCCATCGTGGACCGGGTCGTGATTTCAGTGCCATCCGCGAGTTGGATGGTCACTTCGCTGTACTCGGGGTGCAGATCGTTTTGCATAATGGGGCCGTCGGTGGACTCACTCGGTCAGTCGGGAATTATTGTCGACATTGATGCACGGCATCGTTCCCCAAAAGTTTCGGGGACGCATCGCCCGTGCGTGAAGAACGGGCGAGAGCCCTATGCCCTGGCGCATTGCCCGCTTGAAAACCCGCACCCCGCTCCTTAGACTATTATCGTCTCATCGAGAACGACTGAGGGAACAGGCCCGATGACGTCGTGGCAACCGGACTCCTCTTCGCGAGGGGTCGCCCTGGTGCCAACTCCTGCCCCGCCCCACGCGGGGACAGATGAGAGGGTTGCTTCAAGCACGCGAACGTGCGTCCTTGAGGTCCTCTGTCGCCGTTTCGGTGAGGCCACCACGCTTCTTCACTCACCGAGACGACTTTTCCCATGGATCTGGACCCGGAAACCACACTCTCCCTCGCTGGGCAGGACCTCGACGACACGTTTAATAGCGTCATACCTCCCCTCTACCAGTCGGCCATCTTTCAGTTCGAAGATGTCGGCGAGACGAAGGGGTACGACTATACCCGCAGCGGCAATCCGACGCGGGCGGCCCTGGAGGATACGCTGTCCGACCTCGACAGCGGGGCCGGCGCTGTGGCCTGCGCGACCGGCATGGCCGCCGTGTCGACCGTCACATCGCTCTTCGACGCCGGTGCACACCTAATCTGTGCGCACGACTGCTACGGCGGCACGGAGCGCCTCTTTTCTTGTCTCGGCGACCAGGACAAACTTTCCGTCTCGTACGAGGATCTCTCGGATCGCGACGCCCTGGCCGACGCCGTGCGGCCCGAAACGGAGGCCTTGTGGGTGGAGACACCTTCAAATCCCCTCCTCCGCATCGTCGACCTGGAGGCCCTTTCCACATTTGCCGACGCGCACGACCTGCTCCTCATCGTCGACAACACCTTTCTCTCCCCACTCCTGCAACGGCCCATCGACTACGGGGCCGATCTCGTGGTGTACTCGACGACGAAGTATCTGAACGGCCACTCCGACGTGGTCGGCGGCGCCATCATTGCCCGCACAGAGGCCCTGGCCAACAAAGTCGACTTCATGGCCAATGCGCACGGCACCGTTGCCGCACCGTTCGACAGTTGGCTTGTCCTCCGCGGGGCCAAGACCCTCCCGGTTCGGATGCGTCAGCACGAAACCAACGCACGGGCCATCGCGCACTTCTTGGACGAGCATCCGGCCGTGCAGCACGTCTGCTATCCCGGCCTCCACGACCATCCCGGCCACGAGATTGCACGTGCGCAGCAAAACGGCTACGGCGGCATGGTCTCCTTCTTCGTCGATGACGCGCAAGTGGACGTCGAAGAGCTGCTCCGCGCGACTGAGGTCTTTGCCCTGGCCGAATCTCTGGGGGGCGTCGAGTCGCTCATCGAGCACCCGGCCACCATGAGCCACGCCTCCATGGCCCCGGAGCAGCGGGACGAGGCGGGCATTACGGACAGCCTCATCCGTCTCTCCGTCGGCATCGAGTCGACCGACGACCTGCGGGCGGACCTGAGTCGGGCCCTGACGGCGGCGAGCACCGAGGCGTCAGCAACGGAGCACGACGCACCCGTCTCCACGGAGGCCTGAGCCTCCGGGCCCTGAGGGCCTGCTGAGAGGGTACGGCCACAGTTGCGGTCAGGGGAATTGGGAGCGCGCGGCCTCCGGCCTCCCCACCGGTCCACTCCCCGACCGTCTACTCTCCATTCTCGGCGAGCTCCTCCTCCAGCTCTTCGATGCTGTCTCGGAGCTCCGCGGCCCGCTCGAACTCCAGGTTCTCGGCGGCCTCTTCCATTTCCTCCCGCATCTGGTCGATGAGATCCCCCTTCTGGTCCTCCGAGAGGTACTCGACCACCGGGTCGGCCACCTCGCTAGAGAGTTGATCCGGGCTGCCATAGTGGTGGCGGGAGCCGGACTCTTCTCCCTCACTCTTCTCGTCGGCGATCGCCGTGCCCATCTTAATCTCGTCGGGCGACTTGCGGATCGGCTCCGGCGTCACGTCGTGCTTCTCGTTGTACTCGAGCTGCCGCTCGCGGCGCCGCTCCGTTTCGTCGATCATCTTCTGCATCGCCTCCGTGATTTCGTCGGCATAGAGAATCACCTCTCCATTCACGTTGCGGGCGGCGCGACCGGCCGTCTGGATCAGCGAGGTCTCCGACCGCAGAAAACCCTGCTGATCGGCGTCGAGGATGGCCACGAGCGACACCTCGGGTAGGTCCAGCCCCTCCCGCAGGAGATTTACGCCCACGAGAACGTCGTACTCCCCGAGGCGCAGCCCGC
This is a stretch of genomic DNA from Salinibacter grassmerensis. It encodes these proteins:
- the rpmE gene encoding 50S ribosomal protein L31; this translates as MQNDLHPEYSEVTIQLADGTEITTRSTMETDSYETEVDSTNHPFYTGRRQFVDTAGRVEKFNRRYGLNDDEEGEDEETEDAADE
- a CDS encoding trans-sulfuration enzyme family protein → MDLDPETTLSLAGQDLDDTFNSVIPPLYQSAIFQFEDVGETKGYDYTRSGNPTRAALEDTLSDLDSGAGAVACATGMAAVSTVTSLFDAGAHLICAHDCYGGTERLFSCLGDQDKLSVSYEDLSDRDALADAVRPETEALWVETPSNPLLRIVDLEALSTFADAHDLLLIVDNTFLSPLLQRPIDYGADLVVYSTTKYLNGHSDVVGGAIIARTEALANKVDFMANAHGTVAAPFDSWLVLRGAKTLPVRMRQHETNARAIAHFLDEHPAVQHVCYPGLHDHPGHEIARAQQNGYGGMVSFFVDDAQVDVEELLRATEVFALAESLGGVESLIEHPATMSHASMAPEQRDEAGITDSLIRLSVGIESTDDLRADLSRALTAASTEASATEHDAPVSTEA